From a single Marinobacter sp. SS13-12 genomic region:
- the paaK gene encoding phenylacetate--CoA ligase PaaK: protein MSLPLQKLGKLDRMETASIDELRHEQLQRLRWSVVHAYTNVPFYRKAFDDLGLKPMDIHSLDDLAKVPFTTKANLRDNYPFGMFATPMSDVVRVHASSGTTGKPTVVGYTQSDINTWADIVARSIRAGGGSRGDKVHVAYGYGLFTGGLGAHYGAERLGCTVIPMSGGQTEKQVQLIKDFEPDIIMVTPSYMLNIADEMDRQGIDPHKLPLRLGIFGAEPWTNAMRTEIEERLGIQALDIYGLSEVMGPGVGMECVETKDGPTIWEDHFYPEIINPETGEVLPDGEYGELVFTSLTKVALPILRYRTRDLTRLLPGTARPMRRIDKITGRSDDMLIIRGVNVFPSQIEEQVLKCEALAPHYEIEVYKEGNLDCVDIRTELKPGATDTSESRAAAAKELAHHIKSYIGISTRVEVVETNRLARSEGKAKRVFDRRKQ, encoded by the coding sequence ATGAGCTTACCACTGCAAAAACTTGGCAAACTTGACCGCATGGAGACAGCCAGCATTGACGAGCTGCGCCACGAACAACTGCAGCGCCTGCGCTGGAGCGTCGTCCATGCCTACACCAACGTGCCATTCTACCGGAAGGCCTTTGACGATCTCGGCCTCAAGCCGATGGACATCCATTCCCTGGATGATCTCGCCAAGGTGCCGTTTACGACCAAGGCGAATCTGCGCGACAACTACCCGTTCGGCATGTTTGCCACCCCCATGTCCGACGTGGTGCGGGTGCACGCATCAAGCGGTACCACCGGCAAGCCGACCGTCGTCGGCTATACCCAGAGTGACATCAACACCTGGGCCGACATCGTGGCACGGTCTATCCGGGCAGGCGGGGGCTCCCGCGGCGACAAAGTCCATGTTGCCTATGGCTATGGCCTGTTTACCGGCGGCCTTGGCGCCCACTACGGTGCCGAACGCCTCGGATGCACCGTTATCCCTATGTCTGGCGGCCAGACCGAGAAACAGGTCCAGCTGATCAAGGACTTCGAGCCCGACATCATCATGGTGACGCCCTCCTATATGCTGAACATCGCCGACGAGATGGACCGCCAGGGTATTGATCCCCACAAGCTGCCCCTGCGCCTGGGTATCTTCGGGGCGGAACCCTGGACCAACGCCATGCGTACCGAGATTGAAGAACGCCTCGGTATCCAGGCCCTGGATATCTACGGCCTGTCCGAAGTCATGGGCCCCGGCGTTGGTATGGAGTGTGTCGAAACCAAGGATGGCCCGACCATCTGGGAAGACCATTTCTACCCGGAAATTATCAACCCGGAAACTGGCGAAGTGCTGCCCGACGGTGAATACGGCGAACTGGTATTTACCTCGCTGACCAAGGTGGCGCTGCCGATCCTGCGTTACCGCACCCGGGATCTCACCCGCCTGCTGCCAGGAACCGCGCGCCCGATGCGCCGGATTGACAAGATCACCGGCCGCAGTGACGACATGCTGATTATCCGTGGTGTAAACGTGTTCCCGAGCCAGATCGAGGAACAGGTGCTGAAATGCGAGGCCCTGGCGCCGCACTATGAGATCGAGGTTTACAAGGAAGGCAACCTGGACTGCGTGGACATCCGGACCGAGCTGAAACCTGGCGCAACGGACACCAGCGAAAGTCGTGCCGCGGCAGCCAAGGAACTGGCCCACCACATCAAGTCCTACATTGGCATCAGCACCCGTGTCGAGGTGGTGGAAACCAATCGCCTGGCCCGCTCCGAAGGCAAGGCCAAGCGTGTATTTGACCGCCGCAAACAATAA
- the pcaF gene encoding 3-oxoadipyl-CoA thiolase translates to MSTDNSLKDAYIVDAIRTPIGRYGGVLSAVRADDLGAIPIKALTERHPDLDWSKIDDVLYGCANQAGEDNRDVARMSLLLAGLPVDVPGSTINRLCGSGMDAIGSAARAIRTGETRLMIAGGVESMSRAPFVMGKAESAFSRKAEIFDTTIGWRFVNPVLKKQYGIDSMPETAENVAADFGVSREDQDAFALRSQQRTAAAQKEGRLAAEITPVTIPRRKQDPLVVDTDEHPRETSLEKLASLPTPFRENGTVTAGNASGVNDGACAVLLAGADALKQYNLKPRARIVAMATVGVEPRIMGFGPAPATRKVLATAGLELADMDVIELNEAFAAQALAVTRDLGLADDAEHVNPNGGAIALGHPLGMSGARLVTTALNELERRHAVGQKARYALCTMCIGVGQGIALIIERIDAVA, encoded by the coding sequence ATGAGCACCGATAATTCCCTGAAAGACGCCTACATCGTCGATGCCATCCGCACCCCCATCGGCCGTTACGGCGGTGTGCTCTCCGCCGTGCGTGCAGATGACCTGGGCGCCATCCCCATCAAGGCGCTGACCGAACGCCATCCGGATCTGGACTGGTCAAAAATCGACGACGTTCTCTATGGCTGTGCCAACCAGGCCGGCGAAGACAATCGTGACGTTGCCCGCATGTCCCTGCTACTGGCAGGTCTGCCGGTGGACGTGCCGGGCAGCACCATCAACCGTCTGTGCGGCTCCGGTATGGATGCCATCGGCAGCGCTGCCCGGGCCATCCGCACCGGTGAAACCCGGTTGATGATTGCCGGCGGCGTGGAGTCCATGTCACGGGCTCCGTTCGTGATGGGCAAGGCCGAGTCCGCTTTCAGTCGCAAGGCGGAGATTTTCGACACCACGATCGGCTGGCGCTTTGTAAACCCGGTACTGAAAAAGCAGTACGGAATCGACTCCATGCCGGAAACGGCGGAGAACGTCGCCGCCGATTTCGGCGTTTCCCGGGAAGATCAGGATGCCTTCGCCCTGCGCAGCCAACAGCGTACGGCGGCAGCCCAGAAAGAAGGCCGACTGGCCGCTGAAATCACGCCGGTAACCATTCCCCGCCGCAAGCAGGATCCGCTGGTGGTGGATACCGATGAGCATCCCCGTGAAACCAGCCTTGAAAAGCTGGCCTCGCTACCGACGCCCTTCCGTGAAAACGGCACCGTGACCGCGGGCAACGCATCCGGCGTCAACGATGGCGCTTGCGCCGTTCTTCTGGCCGGGGCCGATGCGCTCAAGCAATACAACCTCAAACCCCGCGCCCGGATCGTCGCCATGGCAACCGTCGGCGTTGAGCCACGGATCATGGGCTTCGGCCCCGCCCCGGCCACCCGCAAGGTGCTGGCAACCGCGGGCCTGGAACTGGCCGATATGGACGTGATTGAGCTGAACGAAGCCTTCGCCGCCCAGGCCCTCGCCGTGACACGCGACCTCGGACTTGCCGATGACGCCGAGCACGTAAACCCGAACGGTGGCGCCATTGCCCTGGGCCACCCCCTCGGAATGAGCGGTGCCCGGCTCGTGACCACGGCCCTGAATGAACTTGAGCGCCGCCACGCGGTGGGACAGAAAGCCCGTTACGCACTTTGCACCATGTGCATTGGCGTTGGCCAGGGGATCGCCCTGATTATTGAGCGGATAGATGCGGTGGCCTGA
- the paaI gene encoding hydroxyphenylacetyl-CoA thioesterase PaaI, with protein MSEMDPQTLAEECAKAMFARDRASQNLGMNIESVAPGKAVLTMTVTSDMIQGHGSCHGGYLFTLADSAFAFACNSYDRATVASGCSIDYMYGAKEGDRLTATAEEQARGGRTGIYDITLTNQDGRKVALFRGRSYEVRGTVRNSEETA; from the coding sequence ATGAGCGAGATGGATCCACAGACACTCGCCGAGGAATGCGCCAAGGCCATGTTCGCACGGGACCGTGCCAGCCAGAACCTGGGCATGAACATTGAATCTGTCGCCCCTGGCAAAGCGGTACTCACCATGACCGTCACCAGCGACATGATCCAGGGCCACGGCTCCTGCCATGGCGGCTACCTGTTCACCCTGGCCGATTCCGCGTTTGCCTTTGCCTGTAACAGCTACGACCGGGCCACCGTCGCCTCCGGTTGCAGCATTGACTATATGTACGGCGCCAAAGAGGGCGACCGGCTGACCGCCACCGCCGAAGAACAGGCCCGTGGCGGGCGCACCGGTATTTACGACATCACTTTAACCAATCAGGACGGCCGCAAGGTCGCCCTGTTCCGGGGCCGTTCCTACGAGGTTCGCGGCACCGTACGCAACTCGGAGGAAACTGCATGA
- the paaH gene encoding 3-hydroxyacyl-CoA dehydrogenase PaaH, translating into MPALDTHTIIAVIGAGAMGSGIAQVAAQAGHRVYLHDQREGAAQNGREGIARQLQRRVDKGKMQQQDLDATIGRIQPVARLDDVADAGLVIEAIIEDLDIKRQLLAILEELCAGDTILATNTSSISVTALGAEMHKPERLVGMHFFNPAPLMALVEVVMGLATSKSVAGTVHATATAWGKKPVYATSTPGFIVNRVARPFYAESLRLLQEQATDSATLDAIIREAGQFRMGAFELTDLIGHDVNYAVTNSVFNSYYQDPRFQPSLIQKELVEAGRLGRKNGQGFYAYGEGAEKPAPQTEPEPERQSDETVLIVEGNPGVAAPLVQRLRAAGLTIIERDGPGQLRFGDAVLALTDGRMATERAATDGVSNLVLFDLAFDYSKASRLALAPADQASDTAVSCACALLQRAGVAVSLVADRPGLVIMRTVATLANEAADAALHGVATVADIDLAMKAGLNYPDGPLSWSDRLGAGHVFNVLTNIQNSYAEDRYRPALLLRKNAFAQKGFYS; encoded by the coding sequence ATGCCGGCACTTGATACCCACACCATCATCGCCGTCATAGGCGCAGGCGCCATGGGCTCCGGCATTGCCCAGGTTGCGGCCCAGGCCGGCCATCGGGTTTACCTGCATGACCAGAGGGAAGGCGCCGCACAGAATGGACGCGAGGGCATCGCCAGGCAGCTTCAGCGCCGCGTCGACAAAGGCAAGATGCAGCAGCAGGACCTGGATGCCACCATTGGCCGGATCCAGCCGGTTGCCAGACTTGATGACGTGGCCGACGCCGGACTGGTGATCGAGGCGATCATAGAAGACCTCGACATCAAACGTCAGCTATTGGCAATCCTGGAAGAGCTCTGTGCCGGGGATACGATCCTTGCCACCAACACCTCTTCCATCTCTGTCACCGCCCTCGGAGCAGAAATGCATAAGCCCGAGCGCCTGGTGGGCATGCACTTTTTCAACCCCGCGCCCCTGATGGCACTGGTAGAGGTCGTGATGGGACTGGCTACGAGCAAATCCGTGGCCGGGACAGTTCACGCCACGGCAACCGCGTGGGGCAAGAAGCCGGTCTACGCCACCTCGACACCGGGCTTTATCGTTAACCGGGTCGCCCGCCCATTTTACGCGGAAAGCCTGCGCCTGCTGCAGGAACAAGCCACCGATTCGGCAACGCTGGACGCCATCATTCGCGAGGCCGGCCAGTTCCGCATGGGCGCATTCGAGCTGACCGACCTGATTGGCCACGACGTCAACTACGCCGTGACCAACTCCGTGTTCAATTCCTACTATCAGGACCCGCGCTTCCAGCCGTCGCTGATTCAGAAAGAACTGGTCGAAGCCGGGCGCCTCGGACGCAAAAACGGCCAGGGTTTCTATGCCTATGGCGAAGGCGCAGAAAAGCCCGCGCCACAGACGGAGCCGGAGCCGGAGCGCCAGTCTGACGAAACCGTGCTCATCGTTGAGGGTAATCCCGGCGTGGCAGCGCCGCTCGTCCAGCGTCTGAGAGCTGCGGGCCTGACAATCATTGAGCGCGACGGTCCCGGCCAGCTTCGCTTCGGCGATGCCGTGCTGGCGCTGACTGATGGGCGCATGGCCACCGAGCGGGCAGCCACCGACGGCGTTTCCAACCTGGTGCTGTTTGATCTGGCGTTCGACTACAGCAAGGCATCCCGGCTTGCATTAGCACCGGCAGACCAGGCCTCCGACACAGCGGTTTCCTGCGCCTGTGCTTTACTGCAAAGAGCAGGCGTTGCCGTGAGCCTGGTGGCTGACCGTCCCGGACTGGTGATTATGCGCACGGTTGCCACCCTCGCAAACGAAGCCGCCGATGCGGCCCTCCATGGTGTAGCCACGGTTGCGGACATTGATCTGGCCATGAAAGCCGGACTGAACTATCCCGATGGCCCGCTGAGCTGGAGCGACCGACTGGGAGCGGGCCATGTGTTCAACGTGCTCACCAACATCCAGAACAGCTACGCAGAGGACCGCTATCGCCCTGCCCTGCTGCTCCGGAAGAACGCATTTGCACAGAAGGGGTTTTATTCATGA
- the paaG gene encoding 2-(1,2-epoxy-1,2-dihydrophenyl)acetyl-CoA isomerase PaaG — MTQPSILLEIDQGVALLTLNRPDSLNSFNVEMHERMRDAISTVRKDESVRVLVITGSGRGFCAGQDLSDRSVSPDQEAPDLGASLENYYNPMLRSLRDLPMPVLCAVNGVAAGAGANIALACDITLAARSASFVQAFCKLGLVPDSGGTWILPRVAGMARAKGMALLGEKIRAEQAENWGMIWRCVDNEQLMEETMKLARHFATQPTKGLALIKRALHASASNTFEEQINLERDLQRMAGQTDDYREGVAAFMEKRTPAFKGK, encoded by the coding sequence ATGACTCAGCCGAGCATTCTTCTCGAAATCGATCAGGGTGTGGCTCTGCTTACCCTGAACCGCCCCGACAGCCTGAACAGTTTCAATGTCGAAATGCACGAGCGCATGCGGGACGCTATCAGCACCGTGCGCAAGGATGAGTCTGTTCGTGTACTGGTCATTACCGGTTCTGGCCGGGGCTTTTGTGCCGGCCAGGATCTCTCTGACCGCAGCGTATCCCCGGACCAGGAAGCGCCTGATCTGGGCGCCTCCCTGGAGAACTACTACAACCCGATGTTGCGTAGCCTGCGTGATTTACCGATGCCGGTCCTCTGCGCAGTCAATGGCGTCGCTGCCGGCGCCGGCGCCAACATTGCGCTTGCCTGCGACATCACACTGGCGGCCCGCTCTGCCAGCTTTGTTCAGGCGTTCTGCAAGCTGGGTCTGGTTCCCGACTCGGGCGGCACCTGGATTCTTCCCCGCGTGGCCGGCATGGCGCGGGCCAAAGGTATGGCCTTGCTGGGAGAGAAGATCCGTGCAGAACAGGCCGAGAACTGGGGCATGATCTGGCGCTGCGTGGACAACGAGCAGCTCATGGAAGAAACCATGAAACTGGCCCGGCATTTCGCCACCCAGCCCACCAAAGGCCTGGCCCTGATCAAACGCGCGCTCCATGCCAGCGCCAGTAACACCTTTGAAGAGCAGATCAATCTGGAGCGAGACCTCCAGCGAATGGCCGGGCAGACCGATGACTACCGCGAAGGCGTCGCCGCCTTCATGGAGAAACGCACGCCAGCCTTCAAGGGGAAGTAA
- a CDS encoding phenylacetic acid degradation protein PaaY, with amino-acid sequence MPSYSIEGVQPVVHPSAYVHPTAILIGDVWIGSGCYVGPAASLRGDFGRIVLKEGSNIQDTCVAHAFPGKDVVVEKDGHVGHGAILHGCTVGEGAMVGMNAVIMDEAVIAPRSIVGAGALVKAGFQCDPASLIVGTPAKVVRMLSDDEVAWKAKGTEEYQRLTLRCFASLRECQPLEEADPDRTRVDAGSYQPKHQS; translated from the coding sequence ATGCCTAGTTACAGCATTGAGGGCGTTCAGCCTGTTGTACATCCGTCTGCATACGTTCACCCGACCGCGATTCTTATCGGGGATGTGTGGATCGGTTCAGGGTGCTACGTCGGCCCGGCCGCCTCTTTGCGTGGAGACTTCGGGCGCATCGTGTTGAAGGAGGGATCAAACATCCAGGATACCTGCGTTGCACACGCCTTCCCGGGCAAGGATGTGGTGGTCGAGAAAGACGGGCACGTGGGCCATGGGGCCATTCTTCATGGCTGTACCGTTGGCGAGGGCGCAATGGTTGGAATGAACGCAGTAATCATGGACGAGGCTGTTATAGCACCCCGCTCTATTGTTGGCGCAGGGGCTCTCGTCAAGGCCGGTTTTCAGTGTGATCCGGCATCATTGATTGTAGGGACGCCGGCGAAGGTAGTGAGGATGTTGAGCGATGATGAGGTCGCCTGGAAAGCGAAGGGGACTGAAGAGTATCAGCGGCTGACCCTCCGCTGCTTTGCGAGCCTGAGGGAGTGCCAGCCACTGGAAGAGGCGGATCCTGATCGGACCAGAGTTGATGCCGGCAGTTACCAGCCCAAACACCAGAGCTGA
- a CDS encoding haloalkane dehalogenase, whose protein sequence is MRILRTDEARFAGLPDYPFSPHYLDVEPGLRMHYVDEGPNDSAPVLMLHGEPSWSYLYRHMIPLVADAGHRVLAPDLVGFGKSDKPSHVGDYSYERHLHWLSQWLKALDLKNITLVCQNWGSLLGLRLAAEHPQLFRRIIVGNGMLPTGDTPVPAVFSLWKAFATHSPWFPVGRIVQLGTERTMSKAEIAAYEAPFPSAEYKAGARAFPKLVPVTAEDPSSAANKAAWRVLEKWKKPFITCFSSGDPITRGGDRYMQRRIPGAHGQPHITLRGGHFLQEDSPEDFARIIIDALKSELAA, encoded by the coding sequence ATGCGTATTCTGAGAACCGATGAAGCCCGCTTCGCAGGGCTTCCGGATTACCCTTTTTCTCCTCACTACCTGGACGTCGAGCCAGGCCTGAGAATGCACTATGTAGACGAGGGTCCGAACGATTCCGCACCGGTACTGATGCTGCACGGTGAACCGTCGTGGTCGTACCTTTACCGGCACATGATCCCATTGGTAGCCGACGCCGGACATCGAGTGCTGGCACCCGACCTGGTGGGTTTCGGAAAATCCGACAAGCCCTCCCACGTGGGCGACTACAGTTACGAGCGTCACCTACACTGGCTCTCACAATGGCTGAAAGCACTGGACCTGAAGAATATTACCCTGGTGTGCCAGAACTGGGGCTCCCTGCTGGGCCTGCGCCTGGCTGCGGAGCACCCACAGCTTTTCCGCCGGATCATTGTTGGTAACGGCATGCTGCCAACAGGCGATACGCCGGTGCCCGCTGTATTCTCACTCTGGAAAGCCTTTGCCACCCACAGCCCGTGGTTTCCCGTGGGCCGAATCGTCCAGCTGGGCACAGAAAGAACCATGAGCAAGGCCGAAATCGCGGCCTACGAGGCACCCTTCCCCAGTGCCGAGTACAAGGCAGGCGCACGGGCTTTCCCGAAACTTGTTCCAGTGACCGCCGAGGACCCATCAAGTGCGGCCAATAAGGCCGCCTGGCGGGTGCTGGAAAAATGGAAGAAGCCGTTCATAACCTGTTTCAGCAGCGGCGACCCGATCACTCGGGGCGGCGACCGGTATATGCAGCGGCGCATACCCGGTGCCCATGGACAGCCCCACATTACGCTGCGGGGTGGCCATTTCCTCCAGGAAGACTCTCCCGAAGACTTTGCCCGCATCATAATCGATGCCCTGAAATCCGAGCTGGCAGCCTGA
- a CDS encoding AI-2E family transporter, whose protein sequence is MYGKLETRTFLAMLVGVSLAFALLMKPFFGPIFWAIAIALIFHPIRERLAKRLGDRPNVIALLTLILCMIIVVIPVLGLVTSLVAEGLSVYQKIQDGELRPGEYIDRVNQSFPAIEAFLAQFGVDFAEVRDRASNAFVGGSQFLAKQALGVGQNTFQFFLGLSLMVYLAFFLIRDGSKLVDLLIQALPLGDERERLLLAKFAEVTRATVKGNLLIAIIQGALGGLIFWLLNIQGALLWGVVMAIVSLIPAVGAALVWVPAAVYLAATGEIVSAVILTAYGTVVIGLSDNILRPILVGRDTKLPDYIVLLSTLGGIVMFGVNGFVMGPLVAALFMAFWGIFIREFGEMPGTAVHDMADTATETQQSEKPRQD, encoded by the coding sequence ATGTACGGAAAACTGGAGACACGGACTTTTCTGGCCATGCTCGTGGGCGTCTCCCTAGCCTTTGCTTTGCTGATGAAGCCGTTTTTTGGCCCGATCTTCTGGGCCATCGCCATTGCGCTGATCTTTCACCCGATACGAGAGCGTCTGGCAAAGCGGCTGGGTGATCGTCCCAATGTGATTGCCTTGCTGACACTTATACTCTGCATGATTATCGTGGTTATTCCGGTGCTGGGACTGGTGACATCCCTCGTCGCCGAGGGGCTTTCTGTCTATCAGAAAATACAGGACGGGGAGCTCCGCCCCGGCGAATACATAGACCGGGTGAACCAGTCGTTTCCTGCGATTGAGGCTTTCCTTGCCCAGTTCGGAGTGGATTTCGCCGAGGTGAGGGACCGGGCGTCCAATGCGTTTGTCGGAGGTAGCCAGTTTCTGGCAAAACAGGCCCTCGGGGTCGGCCAGAACACCTTTCAGTTCTTTCTGGGGCTGTCGTTAATGGTGTATCTGGCTTTCTTCCTGATCAGGGACGGCAGCAAGCTGGTGGACCTGCTGATCCAGGCACTGCCACTGGGCGATGAGCGGGAGCGCCTGCTGCTTGCCAAGTTTGCGGAGGTCACCCGGGCGACGGTCAAGGGCAACCTGCTGATTGCCATCATCCAGGGCGCGCTCGGCGGTCTGATTTTCTGGCTGCTCAATATCCAGGGTGCGCTGCTGTGGGGCGTGGTGATGGCGATTGTCTCGCTTATTCCGGCCGTAGGCGCGGCGCTGGTTTGGGTGCCGGCGGCCGTCTACCTGGCAGCGACCGGCGAGATTGTTTCGGCCGTTATCCTGACCGCCTACGGCACGGTTGTCATCGGGCTTTCCGACAACATTCTGCGCCCGATTCTTGTCGGTCGGGATACAAAACTGCCGGATTATATTGTTCTGCTGTCAACGTTGGGCGGCATTGTGATGTTCGGAGTCAACGGCTTTGTGATGGGGCCGTTAGTGGCGGCCCTGTTCATGGCCTTCTGGGGAATCTTTATTCGCGAGTTCGGGGAGATGCCGGGAACAGCTGTGCACGACATGGCCGATACAGCTACAGAAACGCAACAATCTGAAAAACCCCGGCAGGACTAA
- a CDS encoding peptidoglycan-binding domain-containing protein: protein MIRRSATRSRLAAAVMLGAVTLAAAPHALANETVALKNALYGAGHEITNVSPQMDQATRSALTAFQRDQGLNASGELDNATKEALGMVSVQVASSSSNGSSQNATASSGAASEPEEAADAQSEEEIEEDDDGGWFF, encoded by the coding sequence ATGATCAGGAGATCGGCAACACGAAGCCGGCTGGCGGCGGCAGTAATGCTCGGAGCGGTCACGCTCGCAGCAGCCCCGCATGCACTGGCAAACGAGACTGTGGCGCTCAAGAATGCGCTCTACGGTGCTGGCCATGAGATCACTAATGTCAGCCCGCAAATGGACCAGGCAACACGCTCTGCGCTCACAGCGTTCCAGCGGGATCAGGGGCTGAATGCTTCGGGTGAGCTGGATAACGCCACCAAGGAAGCCCTGGGGATGGTGTCCGTGCAGGTTGCGTCCTCCAGTTCTAACGGCTCATCGCAGAATGCAACTGCGTCCTCCGGCGCCGCGTCCGAGCCTGAAGAAGCTGCAGATGCTCAGTCCGAAGAGGAAATCGAGGAAGACGATGACGGTGGCTGGTTCTTCTAG
- the ilvD gene encoding dihydroxy-acid dehydratase: MPQYRSRTSTAGRNMAGARALWRATGMKNEDFGKPIIAVANSFTQFVPGHVHLKDLGQLVCREIEQAGGVAKEFNTIAVDDGIAMGHDGMLYSLPSREIIADSVEYMVNAHCADALVCISNCDKITPGMLMAAMRLNIPTIFVSGGPMEAGKTKLSEHKLDLVDAMVIAADPNADDETVAEYERSACPTCGSCSGMFTANSMNCLTEAIGLALPGNGSLLATHSDREQLFLKAGRQIVENARRYYEDDDASVLPLSIASIEAFENAMVMDVAMGGSTNTILHLLAAAQEGGVPFTLNEIDQLSRRVPQLCKVAPNSPKYHMEDVHRAGGIMGILGELERGGLINTDLPTVHSKTMREALKTWDIMQEPTPEVVEFYKAGPAGIPTQTAFSQSTRWPSLDGDRETGCIRSVEHAYSSEGGLAVLFGNIAQDGCVVKTAGVDESIYIFEGKARVFESQDTAVTGILNDEVKPGEVVIIRYEGPKGGPGMQEMLYPTSYLKSKGLGKECALLTDGRFSGGTSGLSIGHASPEAAAGGAIGLIENGDLIRIDIPNRSINVEIDQNELDRRREERNQKGWKPELARPRKVSAALKAYALLATSADKGAVRDLEKLD, translated from the coding sequence ATGCCCCAGTATCGTTCGCGGACATCAACCGCCGGCCGCAATATGGCAGGCGCACGTGCTCTTTGGCGCGCCACCGGCATGAAAAATGAAGACTTCGGCAAACCCATTATTGCCGTTGCCAACTCCTTTACCCAGTTCGTTCCCGGCCATGTGCACCTCAAGGACCTGGGCCAGCTGGTGTGCCGCGAAATCGAGCAGGCCGGCGGCGTTGCCAAGGAGTTCAACACCATCGCCGTGGACGATGGTATTGCCATGGGCCACGACGGCATGCTGTATTCCCTGCCTTCCCGGGAAATCATTGCCGATTCCGTGGAGTACATGGTGAATGCTCACTGCGCCGACGCACTGGTGTGCATTTCCAACTGCGACAAGATCACCCCGGGCATGCTGATGGCGGCAATGCGACTGAACATTCCCACCATTTTCGTCTCCGGCGGCCCCATGGAGGCAGGCAAGACCAAGCTGTCCGAACACAAGCTGGATCTGGTGGATGCCATGGTCATTGCCGCCGACCCGAACGCGGACGACGAAACCGTCGCCGAGTACGAGCGCAGTGCCTGCCCCACCTGTGGGTCCTGTTCCGGCATGTTTACTGCGAACTCCATGAACTGCCTGACCGAAGCCATCGGTCTTGCACTGCCGGGCAACGGCTCACTGCTTGCCACCCATTCCGACCGCGAGCAGTTGTTTCTGAAAGCCGGTCGACAGATTGTAGAGAATGCCCGGCGCTATTACGAAGACGACGATGCCAGCGTGCTGCCGTTAAGCATCGCCTCCATAGAGGCGTTCGAGAATGCCATGGTCATGGACGTCGCCATGGGTGGCTCGACCAACACCATTCTGCATCTGCTGGCAGCAGCGCAGGAAGGCGGCGTTCCCTTCACCCTTAACGAGATCGATCAGCTTTCCCGCAGGGTTCCGCAGCTTTGTAAGGTTGCACCCAACTCCCCGAAATACCACATGGAAGACGTACACCGGGCCGGTGGCATCATGGGCATCCTCGGCGAACTGGAACGGGGTGGACTGATCAACACGGACCTGCCCACAGTGCACAGTAAAACCATGCGCGAAGCCCTGAAAACCTGGGACATCATGCAGGAACCGACGCCGGAAGTGGTGGAGTTCTACAAGGCCGGCCCTGCCGGTATTCCTACCCAGACAGCCTTTAGCCAGAGCACTCGCTGGCCTTCGCTGGACGGCGACCGCGAAACCGGCTGCATCCGTTCCGTCGAACACGCCTATTCGTCAGAGGGCGGCCTGGCGGTACTCTTTGGCAACATCGCCCAGGACGGCTGCGTGGTCAAAACCGCAGGTGTGGACGAAAGCATCTATATATTCGAAGGCAAGGCCAGGGTGTTTGAAAGCCAGGATACGGCAGTAACAGGTATCCTCAACGATGAAGTCAAACCCGGTGAGGTGGTCATCATTCGCTATGAGGGCCCGAAGGGCGGTCCCGGCATGCAGGAAATGCTCTACCCCACCAGCTACCTGAAATCCAAGGGGCTGGGCAAGGAGTGCGCACTGCTGACCGACGGTCGTTTTTCCGGCGGCACCTCCGGCCTGTCCATCGGCCATGCCTCTCCGGAAGCTGCCGCAGGCGGCGCCATTGGCCTGATCGAAAATGGCGACCTGATCCGCATCGACATCCCCAACCGTTCCATCAACGTGGAGATAGACCAGAACGAGCTGGATCGCCGCCGCGAAGAGAGAAATCAGAAGGGCTGGAAACCGGAACTGGCAAGGCCTCGCAAGGTTTCAGCGGCGCTGAAAGCTTATGCCCTGCTGGCAACCAGTGCCGACAAGGGCGCGGTCAGAGACCTGGAAAAACTGGACTGA